Proteins from a single region of Gossypium arboreum isolate Shixiya-1 chromosome 1, ASM2569848v2, whole genome shotgun sequence:
- the LOC108466998 gene encoding translation initiation factor IF-2, chloroplastic isoform X1 → MVIVVGTMPSSSLASLVNLGTLNATFINYFSEPISSSYYSCVRRVSLSKRSFSRKCKCKYSVAPTDFVAEANNSSSYKDSDAEIVLKPAPKPVLKSEGAKNDKGLSWNAELSEGEDEDKEENERNKVIESLGEVLEKAEKLETSNVNVNVNVNKPKASGDSGGSGGGKKAKTLKSVWRKGDTVGTVQKVVKESPKVNDKKGEGKVDSQGESAAAPLRPPQPPVRPQPKLQAKPAVAPPHVVKKPVILKDVGAGQKLESNTDGKSKERKPILIDKFASKKPVVDPVIAQAVLSPTKPGKGPAPGKFKDDYRKKNVSAGGPRRRIISDDDLEIPDEETSELNVSIPGAATSRKGRKWSKARRKAARIQAAKEAAPVKVEILEVGEKGMSVEELAYNLAIGEGEILGYLYSKGIKPDGVQTMDKDMVKMVCKEYEVEVIDADPVKVEQMAKKKEIFDEVDLDKLQDRPPVLTIMGHVDHGKTTLLDVIRKSKVAASEAGGITQGIGAYEVLVPIDGKPQPCVFLDTPGHEAFGAMRARGARVTDIVIIVVAADDGIRPQTNEAIAHAKAAGVPIVIAINKIDKDGANPERVMQELSSVGLMPEDWGGDIPMVQISALKGQNIDDLLETVMLVAELQELKANPDRNAKGTVIEAGLHKSKGSVATFIVQNGTLKRGDVVVCGEAFGKVRALFDDGGNRVEEAGPSIPVQVIGLNNVPLAGDEFEVVDSLDVAREKAEACAELLRNERMSAKAGDGKVTLSSLASAVSAGKLSGLDLHQLNIILKVDLQGSIEAVRQALQVLPQDNVTLKFLLEATGDVSTSDVDLAVASKAIILGFNVKTPGPVKSYAENKGVEIRLYRVIYELIDDVRNAMEGLLEPVEEQVPIGSAEVRAVFSSGSGRVAGCMVTEGKIVDGCGIRVIRNGRTVHVGVLDSLRRVKEIVKEVNAGLECGMGVEDYDQWQEGDILEAFNTVQKKRTLEEASASMAAALEGVGVEL, encoded by the exons ATGGTAATAGTTGTAGGAACAATGCCTTCTTCTTCTTTAGCTTCCCTTGTTAATTTGGGAACCCTTAATGCTACTTTCATTAATTATTTCTCTGAACCTATTTCATCCTCTTACTATTCTTGTGTTAGAAGAGTTTCATTGTCTAAAAGAAGTTTTAGTAGGAAATGTAAATGTAAATACTCTGTGGCACCCACCGATTTTGTTGCTGAGGCAAACAATTCCTCTTCTTATAAAGATAGTGATGCTGAAATTGTTCTTAAACCTGCCCCCAAGCCTGTTTTAAAGTCCGAAGGGGCGAAAAACGATAAGGGTTTGTCTTGGAATGCTGAATTGAGTGAGGGTGAGGATGAGGATAAAGAAGAAAATGAGAGGAATAAAGTGATTGAGTCTTTAGGTGAAGTATTGGAGAAAGCTGAAAAATTGGAAACATCTAATGTAAATGTTAATGTGAATGTGAATAAACCCAAAGCCAGTGGTGATAGTGGTGGTTCGGGTGGTGGCAAAAAGGCTAAGACTTTGAAAAGTGTGTGGAGGAAAGGGGATACTGTTGGGACCGTGCAAAAGGTTGTTAAGGAGTCTCCTAAGGTTAATGATAAAAAAGGAGAGGGGAAGGTGGATTCTCAAGGTGAAAGTGCTGCTGCACCTTTGAGACCTCCCCAACCACCTGTAAGACCTCAACCTAAGTTACAAGCTAAGCCAGCTGTAGCACCTCCACATGTGGTGAAGAAGCCGGTTATCTTGAAAGATGTTGGGGCAGGTCAAAAGTTAGAGTCTAATACAGATGGGAAGAGTAAAGAAAGAAAGCCTATTCTGATTGATAAATTTGCGTCGAAGAAGCCTGTGGTTGACCCTGTCATTGCTCAAGCTGTATTATCTCCTACAAAGCCAGGGAAGGGCCCTGCCCCTGGAAAGTTCAAGGATGATTATCGGAAGAAAAATGTTTCTGCTGGAGGTCCTAGGAGGCGCATTATTAGTGATGATGATCTTGAAATTCCTGATGAGGAGACATCAGAGTTGAACGTGTCAATACCTGGTGCTGCCACCTCAAGGAAAGGGCGGAAATGGAGTAAAGCTAGAAGGAAGGCAGCTAGAATCCAGGCTGCGAAAGAGGCAGCACCTGTTAAAGTGGAAATTTTGGAAGTTGGAGAAAAAGGCATGTCAGTAGAGGAGTTAGCATACAATTTGGCTATTGGTGAGGGGGAAATTCTTGGATATTTGTACTCCAAGGGGATTAAACCAGATGGAGTGCAAACTATGGACAAAGACATGGTAAAAATGGTGTGTAAGGAGTATGAGGTTGAAGTCATAGATGCTGACCCTGTTAAGGTAGAACAAATGGCAAAAAAGAAGGAAATTTTCGATGAAGTTGACCTAGACAAGCTACAAGACAGACCTCCTGTTCTCACTATAATGGGTCATGTTGACCATGGGAAG ACAACTCTTCTGGATGTTATTCGAAAGAGCAAG GTGGCTGCCTCAGAAGCAGGTGGTATAACACAAGGAATTGGAGCATATGAAGTTTTAGTACCAATAGATGGCAAGCCACAACCGTGTGTTTTTCTTGATACTCCTGGACATGAG GCTTTTGGGGCAATGAGAGCTCGTGGAGCACGGGTTACTGACATTGTGATCATTGTGGTGGCTGCTGATGATGGGATTCGTCCTCAAACAAATGAGGCTATAGCTCATGCCAAAGCAGCTGGAGTACCAATTGTCATTGCTATAAATAAG ATAGATAAAGATGGAGCTAACCCAGAAAGAGTCATGCAAGAGCTTTCTTCGGTTGGTCTAATGCCAGAAGACTGGGGTGGGGACATCCCTATGGTTCAG ATCAGTGCTCTTAAAGGGCAGAATATAGATGACCTGTTGGAGACTGTAATGCTAGTTGCTGAG ttacaagagttaaagGCTAATCCAGATCGAAATGCAAAAGGCACAGTAATTGAGGCGGGTCTTCATAAATCTAAGGGGTCTGTAGCTACTTTTATTGTGCAGAATGGAACCCTTAAAAGAGGGGATGTAGTTGTTTGTGGAGAAGCCTTTGGAAAG GTGCGtgctttatttgatgatggtggAAATCGTGTCGAGGAGGCTGGACCCTCAATACCTGTACAG GTCATTGGTTTGAATAATGTTCCACTTGCTGGTGATGAATTTGAGGTAGTTGATTCCCTTGATGTTGCACGTGAAAAGGCAGAGGCATGTGCTGAGTTGTTGCGAAATGAACGTATGTCAGCCAAGGCTGGGGATGGAAAGGTCACACTTTCTTCTTTAGCTTCTGCAGTGTCAGCTGGAAAGCTTTCTGGGTTAGACTTGCACCAGCTAAATATTATCTTGAAGGTTGATTTACAG GGATCCATAGAGGCTGTCAGACAAGCATTGCAGGTGCTCCCACAAGACAATGTTACTCTGAAGTTTCTTTTGGAAGCTACAGGAGATGTAAGCACCAGCGATGTCGATCTTGCGGTTGCTAGCAAAGCTATTATTCTGGGATTTAATGTAAAGACACCAGGTCCGGTTAAAAGCTATGCAGAAAATAAAGGTGTTGAGATTCGGCTTTATAGAGTTATCTATGAACTTATTGATGATGTGAGGAATGCAATGGAAGGACTCCTGGAGCCTGTTGAG GAACAAGTACCAATTGGCTCTGCTGAGGTTCGGGCTGTTTTCAGTAGTGGTAGTGGTCGTGTTGCTGGATGTATGGTAACAGAGGGAAAGATAGTGGATGGTTGTGGCATCCGTGTCATTCGAAATGGTCGCACAGTCCATGTTGGTGTTCTTGATTCATTGCGAAGGGTTAAGGAAATTGTTAAAGAG GTAAATGCTGGTTTGGAGTGTGGTATGGGAGTGGAAGATTATGATCAATGGCAGGAAGGAGATATCCTTGAGGCCTTCAACACGGTTCAAAAGAAGCGAACACTTGAAGAGGCATCTGCTTCAATGGCAGCCGCACTGGAAGGAGTAGGAGTCGAGTTGTAG
- the LOC108466998 gene encoding translation initiation factor IF-2, chloroplastic isoform X2 has translation MPSSSLASLVNLGTLNATFINYFSEPISSSYYSCVRRVSLSKRSFSRKCKCKYSVAPTDFVAEANNSSSYKDSDAEIVLKPAPKPVLKSEGAKNDKGLSWNAELSEGEDEDKEENERNKVIESLGEVLEKAEKLETSNVNVNVNVNKPKASGDSGGSGGGKKAKTLKSVWRKGDTVGTVQKVVKESPKVNDKKGEGKVDSQGESAAAPLRPPQPPVRPQPKLQAKPAVAPPHVVKKPVILKDVGAGQKLESNTDGKSKERKPILIDKFASKKPVVDPVIAQAVLSPTKPGKGPAPGKFKDDYRKKNVSAGGPRRRIISDDDLEIPDEETSELNVSIPGAATSRKGRKWSKARRKAARIQAAKEAAPVKVEILEVGEKGMSVEELAYNLAIGEGEILGYLYSKGIKPDGVQTMDKDMVKMVCKEYEVEVIDADPVKVEQMAKKKEIFDEVDLDKLQDRPPVLTIMGHVDHGKTTLLDVIRKSKVAASEAGGITQGIGAYEVLVPIDGKPQPCVFLDTPGHEAFGAMRARGARVTDIVIIVVAADDGIRPQTNEAIAHAKAAGVPIVIAINKIDKDGANPERVMQELSSVGLMPEDWGGDIPMVQISALKGQNIDDLLETVMLVAELQELKANPDRNAKGTVIEAGLHKSKGSVATFIVQNGTLKRGDVVVCGEAFGKVRALFDDGGNRVEEAGPSIPVQVIGLNNVPLAGDEFEVVDSLDVAREKAEACAELLRNERMSAKAGDGKVTLSSLASAVSAGKLSGLDLHQLNIILKVDLQGSIEAVRQALQVLPQDNVTLKFLLEATGDVSTSDVDLAVASKAIILGFNVKTPGPVKSYAENKGVEIRLYRVIYELIDDVRNAMEGLLEPVEEQVPIGSAEVRAVFSSGSGRVAGCMVTEGKIVDGCGIRVIRNGRTVHVGVLDSLRRVKEIVKEVNAGLECGMGVEDYDQWQEGDILEAFNTVQKKRTLEEASASMAAALEGVGVEL, from the exons ATGCCTTCTTCTTCTTTAGCTTCCCTTGTTAATTTGGGAACCCTTAATGCTACTTTCATTAATTATTTCTCTGAACCTATTTCATCCTCTTACTATTCTTGTGTTAGAAGAGTTTCATTGTCTAAAAGAAGTTTTAGTAGGAAATGTAAATGTAAATACTCTGTGGCACCCACCGATTTTGTTGCTGAGGCAAACAATTCCTCTTCTTATAAAGATAGTGATGCTGAAATTGTTCTTAAACCTGCCCCCAAGCCTGTTTTAAAGTCCGAAGGGGCGAAAAACGATAAGGGTTTGTCTTGGAATGCTGAATTGAGTGAGGGTGAGGATGAGGATAAAGAAGAAAATGAGAGGAATAAAGTGATTGAGTCTTTAGGTGAAGTATTGGAGAAAGCTGAAAAATTGGAAACATCTAATGTAAATGTTAATGTGAATGTGAATAAACCCAAAGCCAGTGGTGATAGTGGTGGTTCGGGTGGTGGCAAAAAGGCTAAGACTTTGAAAAGTGTGTGGAGGAAAGGGGATACTGTTGGGACCGTGCAAAAGGTTGTTAAGGAGTCTCCTAAGGTTAATGATAAAAAAGGAGAGGGGAAGGTGGATTCTCAAGGTGAAAGTGCTGCTGCACCTTTGAGACCTCCCCAACCACCTGTAAGACCTCAACCTAAGTTACAAGCTAAGCCAGCTGTAGCACCTCCACATGTGGTGAAGAAGCCGGTTATCTTGAAAGATGTTGGGGCAGGTCAAAAGTTAGAGTCTAATACAGATGGGAAGAGTAAAGAAAGAAAGCCTATTCTGATTGATAAATTTGCGTCGAAGAAGCCTGTGGTTGACCCTGTCATTGCTCAAGCTGTATTATCTCCTACAAAGCCAGGGAAGGGCCCTGCCCCTGGAAAGTTCAAGGATGATTATCGGAAGAAAAATGTTTCTGCTGGAGGTCCTAGGAGGCGCATTATTAGTGATGATGATCTTGAAATTCCTGATGAGGAGACATCAGAGTTGAACGTGTCAATACCTGGTGCTGCCACCTCAAGGAAAGGGCGGAAATGGAGTAAAGCTAGAAGGAAGGCAGCTAGAATCCAGGCTGCGAAAGAGGCAGCACCTGTTAAAGTGGAAATTTTGGAAGTTGGAGAAAAAGGCATGTCAGTAGAGGAGTTAGCATACAATTTGGCTATTGGTGAGGGGGAAATTCTTGGATATTTGTACTCCAAGGGGATTAAACCAGATGGAGTGCAAACTATGGACAAAGACATGGTAAAAATGGTGTGTAAGGAGTATGAGGTTGAAGTCATAGATGCTGACCCTGTTAAGGTAGAACAAATGGCAAAAAAGAAGGAAATTTTCGATGAAGTTGACCTAGACAAGCTACAAGACAGACCTCCTGTTCTCACTATAATGGGTCATGTTGACCATGGGAAG ACAACTCTTCTGGATGTTATTCGAAAGAGCAAG GTGGCTGCCTCAGAAGCAGGTGGTATAACACAAGGAATTGGAGCATATGAAGTTTTAGTACCAATAGATGGCAAGCCACAACCGTGTGTTTTTCTTGATACTCCTGGACATGAG GCTTTTGGGGCAATGAGAGCTCGTGGAGCACGGGTTACTGACATTGTGATCATTGTGGTGGCTGCTGATGATGGGATTCGTCCTCAAACAAATGAGGCTATAGCTCATGCCAAAGCAGCTGGAGTACCAATTGTCATTGCTATAAATAAG ATAGATAAAGATGGAGCTAACCCAGAAAGAGTCATGCAAGAGCTTTCTTCGGTTGGTCTAATGCCAGAAGACTGGGGTGGGGACATCCCTATGGTTCAG ATCAGTGCTCTTAAAGGGCAGAATATAGATGACCTGTTGGAGACTGTAATGCTAGTTGCTGAG ttacaagagttaaagGCTAATCCAGATCGAAATGCAAAAGGCACAGTAATTGAGGCGGGTCTTCATAAATCTAAGGGGTCTGTAGCTACTTTTATTGTGCAGAATGGAACCCTTAAAAGAGGGGATGTAGTTGTTTGTGGAGAAGCCTTTGGAAAG GTGCGtgctttatttgatgatggtggAAATCGTGTCGAGGAGGCTGGACCCTCAATACCTGTACAG GTCATTGGTTTGAATAATGTTCCACTTGCTGGTGATGAATTTGAGGTAGTTGATTCCCTTGATGTTGCACGTGAAAAGGCAGAGGCATGTGCTGAGTTGTTGCGAAATGAACGTATGTCAGCCAAGGCTGGGGATGGAAAGGTCACACTTTCTTCTTTAGCTTCTGCAGTGTCAGCTGGAAAGCTTTCTGGGTTAGACTTGCACCAGCTAAATATTATCTTGAAGGTTGATTTACAG GGATCCATAGAGGCTGTCAGACAAGCATTGCAGGTGCTCCCACAAGACAATGTTACTCTGAAGTTTCTTTTGGAAGCTACAGGAGATGTAAGCACCAGCGATGTCGATCTTGCGGTTGCTAGCAAAGCTATTATTCTGGGATTTAATGTAAAGACACCAGGTCCGGTTAAAAGCTATGCAGAAAATAAAGGTGTTGAGATTCGGCTTTATAGAGTTATCTATGAACTTATTGATGATGTGAGGAATGCAATGGAAGGACTCCTGGAGCCTGTTGAG GAACAAGTACCAATTGGCTCTGCTGAGGTTCGGGCTGTTTTCAGTAGTGGTAGTGGTCGTGTTGCTGGATGTATGGTAACAGAGGGAAAGATAGTGGATGGTTGTGGCATCCGTGTCATTCGAAATGGTCGCACAGTCCATGTTGGTGTTCTTGATTCATTGCGAAGGGTTAAGGAAATTGTTAAAGAG GTAAATGCTGGTTTGGAGTGTGGTATGGGAGTGGAAGATTATGATCAATGGCAGGAAGGAGATATCCTTGAGGCCTTCAACACGGTTCAAAAGAAGCGAACACTTGAAGAGGCATCTGCTTCAATGGCAGCCGCACTGGAAGGAGTAGGAGTCGAGTTGTAG